A segment of the Falsirhodobacter algicola genome:
ACGCTGCTGGACCGGGTGGGGATGCACCTGCTGCACCCCCATGCGATCCCGCGCGCGCTCGGCCTCGATGTGCTGAAGCGGGTGGAGCGGGAACCGGGCGCGGCCACCATGCTGGGCCGTCTGCTGATGACGCAGCCCGAACGGACCGAGAGCGACGAGGTGATGATCCTGCGCGATTTCGCCGCCGGCGCGGGACAGCCCGCCCCCGTGCGCCCGGCGCGCGGCCCCGGCAATCCCGGCGCCAAGACGACGATCCGCGTCGCGCGCGGGGACGATGTCGCCCGTTGCACCGCCACGCATGGCCGGGTGGAACTGCGGATGGACCGCGATTTCAGCGCCATCGACCGTCATCGCCTCGAACAGGCGCTGGAGGCGTTTCTGACCCGGCTGGACGATCCGAACGGCTGATCTTCTGTGCAGGGGCGGACGGGGGGCTATGTCCCCAACCGCCCCGGCGCCCCCGGACTGACAAGAGCGTTCCGTCATGCATATCGCCGCCTTCTGCCCGCCTTATGCCAGCCATCTGCGCGCCTTTTCGGCGCTGGCGGAGGCGCTGGCCGCGCGGGGGCACCGCGTCACCTTCGTGCTGCCGCAGGGCAGGGGGCCGGACACCGACCATCCGGGGGTGGAGGTGCATCATCTGGATCTGGGCGCCACCGGCGGCGGCGATCAGTTGCGCGCCATCGCCAGCAGCGCCGCGCGCACGGACCTGCTGTGCCGGGCGGCGGGGCGGCTGCCGGATGTGGACGCGATCCTCGGCGATCAGACGGAACCTGCGGCGGGGCTGATCGCGGCGCATCGGGGGCTGCCGCTGATCGGGGTGGCCTGCGCGCTGCCGCTGGACCCGGCGCCGGGGGTGCCGCTGCCGTTCCTCGGCTGGCCCTACGATCCGGGGCCGCGCGGGCTGCGGCGCAATGCGGGGGGCGACCGGGTGGCCGATTGGATCCTGCGTCGGCACAACGCGGTGATCCGCGATTGGTCCGCGCGCTTCGGCCTGCCCCTGCGGGAGCGGATGACCGATTGCCTGTCGGATCTACTGACCCTGTCGCAGACGCTGCCCGGTTTCGATTTCCCGCGCCCGCCCGGGCCGATCGTCGAAACGGGCCCCTTGCGCCGCGCGGTGCGCCAGCCGTTCCCCGCCGATATCCATCCCGACCCGGACCGGCCCTTCGTGTACCTCTCGCTTGGGACGGTGCAGGGGCACCGGGTGCGGATGCTGCGCCTGCTGAGCGAGGCCTGCCGCCGCGCCGGGGCGCAGGTGCTGGTCTGCCATGCCGGCGGGCTGTCACCCCGCGCGGCGGCGGCGCTGAACGCGACATGGGTGCGCGATTTCGTCCCGCAGGAGGCGGTTCTGGACCGCGCCGATCTGTGCATCACCCATGCCGGCCTGAACACCGCGATGGAGGCGCTGATGCGCGGGGTGCCGATGCTTGCGGTGCCGATCGCCTTCGATCAGCCGGGGGTGGCGGCGCGGCTGGATCATCACGGCGTCGCCCTGCGCCAGAACCGCCGCACGCTGACCGTGGACGGGGCCGAGCGTCAGATCCGTCGCTTGCTGCACGATCCGGCCTTTCGCACCCGCGCCCGCGCCTTCGGCCCCGGCCCCGGAACCGCCGCCGCGGTGGACCGGATCGAAGCCGCCCTCAGCCAAGCCCAAGGGCTCGTAGCAGCCCAATGATGTAACCGTCGTCGATCCACAGACTGACGCCGACCTCCACCGCGATCAGTGCCGCGACGACGGCCCAGACCGGCAGCCGCGACGCCAGCATCCCGCCCGCCACCGTAAACGCGGTATCGCCGAGCGAGTTCAGGATGCTGTCCCCGTCATAGCCGCGCGGATCGCCCGGCTCGTATCCGAAGACGGAGATGATGGCGGGCATGTTCTCCATCACTTCCCAGATGGAGGAGCTGACGAGCACGATCAGCGCCAGCCGCGCGACCGGCCAATGCGGCCTCAGCGCGCGAAAGATCAGCAAGAGCGCCATCCCGAAGCCGAGATGCAGCACCGAATAGGGGTCCGCCAGATGCTGCGAGTTCTGCGCCGGGTCCAGCCGGACCTGCCACGGCCAATCCCCGCCGCAGCCGCAGCCCGGATCGCGCCCCATCAGCGCCAGAACCCCCGCCTGAAGCAGCACGAGCGCGATCATCAGGACGGGGGCGGGAAGGCGCCACAGGCTACGGAACACTTTCATGTTCAACATCTTAATCCGCGCCGCCCGCTTGCCCAGTGACAGGGGCGGGTGTTAGCGTCGAAAAACACGCCCGACCGGATCGAAAGGCCCCATGTCGCCGATGCTGTTGTCTTGGGTGATGCTCGCCATCGCCATCCTGAGCGAGGTGGCAGGCTCCACCTGCCTGATGCTGTCGCGCCAGTTCACGAGGCCGCTGCCTTCGATAGGGGCGGCGGTGCTCTATGTCGTGGCCTTCTATTTCCTATCGCTGTCGCTGCGACACATCTCGCTCGGGATCGCCTATGGCGTATGGGCGGGCTGCGGGGTGGTGCTGACGGCGGTGATCGGGCTCGTGGTGTTCCGTCAGGCGCTGGATGCGGCGGCGCTGATCGGCCTTGGCCTGATCATCGCCGGCGTCCTTGTCATCAACCTCTTTTCCCGCGTCGGGCATTAGCCGCCCGCCGACATGGCAGCGGGCGGCTTTGGCTATCTACCTGATTCTACGCGGCAATCTCTCGTGCGAAATCGCGCGGGTCGTAGTCATAGACCCAGTCGGTATTGATCCCGGTCGTGCGCGGATCGTCCTTGGCGCGGCGCGCATATTCGGCGTCGCGGCGGGCCATCTCTTCCTCGGTCGGCAGGTGATATGTCCGGCCACGCTCGCGGGCCTCCAGCTGGACGCGCGCGGTGCGCGGACGGCGCTCGTCCTCATAGGCGGCGAGTGCGGTGCCAAGATCGCCATGCATGGCCAGCGCCTCGGCCAGCGCATAGGCGTCTTCGATCGCCATGGCGGCACCTTGCGACAGGAAGGGCAGCATCGGATGGCACGCATCGCCCAACAGCGTGACCGCGCCCTGCGACCAACGTTCCATCGGATCGCGGTCGAACAGGCCCCAAGTGAACGTTTCGCCCACCCCTTCGAACAGGGTGCGCAGGTCCGGGTGCCATCCGTCGAAATCCCGAAGCATATCTTCGACCGAGGCGCGGGTGCTCCAGCTTTCGGCAACCCATTCCGGCGCTTCGGTGACGGCGACGATGTTCACCGCCTGCCCACCCTTGACGTAATAGGTGACGACATGCGCCTTCGGCC
Coding sequences within it:
- a CDS encoding DMT family transporter, whose protein sequence is MSPMLLSWVMLAIAILSEVAGSTCLMLSRQFTRPLPSIGAAVLYVVAFYFLSLSLRHISLGIAYGVWAGCGVVLTAVIGLVVFRQALDAAALIGLGLIIAGVLVINLFSRVGH
- a CDS encoding DUF2585 family protein — encoded protein: MLNMKVFRSLWRLPAPVLMIALVLLQAGVLALMGRDPGCGCGGDWPWQVRLDPAQNSQHLADPYSVLHLGFGMALLLIFRALRPHWPVARLALIVLVSSSIWEVMENMPAIISVFGYEPGDPRGYDGDSILNSLGDTAFTVAGGMLASRLPVWAVVAALIAVEVGVSLWIDDGYIIGLLRALGLG
- a CDS encoding glycosyltransferase is translated as MHIAAFCPPYASHLRAFSALAEALAARGHRVTFVLPQGRGPDTDHPGVEVHHLDLGATGGGDQLRAIASSAARTDLLCRAAGRLPDVDAILGDQTEPAAGLIAAHRGLPLIGVACALPLDPAPGVPLPFLGWPYDPGPRGLRRNAGGDRVADWILRRHNAVIRDWSARFGLPLRERMTDCLSDLLTLSQTLPGFDFPRPPGPIVETGPLRRAVRQPFPADIHPDPDRPFVYLSLGTVQGHRVRMLRLLSEACRRAGAQVLVCHAGGLSPRAAAALNATWVRDFVPQEAVLDRADLCITHAGLNTAMEALMRGVPMLAVPIAFDQPGVAARLDHHGVALRQNRRTLTVDGAERQIRRLLHDPAFRTRARAFGPGPGTAAAVDRIEAALSQAQGLVAAQ